A genomic window from Pseudomonas cavernicola includes:
- the hppD gene encoding 4-hydroxyphenylpyruvate dioxygenase, giving the protein MNAVTKIEQHNPIGTDGFEFVEYTAPTPEGIQQLRELFTAMGFTETAKHRSKEVFLFQQNDINFVLNGSPTGHVREFGLKHGPSACAMAFRVKNAAQAAAYVEAQGATLVGSHANFGELNIPCVEGIGGSLLYLVDRYGDKTIYDVDFEYIEGRTPQDNAVGLMELDHLTHNVKRGQMDVWSGFYERIANFREIRYFDIEGKLTGLLSRAMTAPCGKIRIPINESADDKSQIEEFIREYHGEGIQHIALASEDIYETVRKLRANGVDFMKTPDTYYDKVDQRVAGHTEPTALLRELNILIDGAPGDDGILLQIFTNTVIGPIFFEIIQRKGNQGFGEGNFKALFESIEEDQVKRGVLKAE; this is encoded by the coding sequence ATGAACGCCGTGACTAAAATCGAACAGCACAACCCGATTGGTACCGACGGTTTCGAATTCGTCGAATACACCGCGCCGACGCCCGAGGGCATTCAGCAGCTGCGTGAGCTGTTCACCGCCATGGGCTTCACCGAAACCGCGAAGCACCGCTCCAAGGAAGTCTTTCTGTTCCAGCAGAACGACATCAATTTCGTCCTCAACGGCAGCCCGACCGGCCACGTCCGCGAGTTCGGCCTCAAGCACGGCCCGAGCGCCTGCGCCATGGCCTTCCGCGTGAAGAATGCCGCCCAGGCGGCCGCCTATGTCGAAGCCCAGGGCGCCACACTGGTCGGCAGCCACGCCAACTTCGGCGAGTTGAACATCCCCTGCGTCGAAGGTATCGGCGGCTCCTTGCTGTACCTCGTCGACCGCTATGGCGACAAGACCATTTACGACGTCGACTTCGAGTACATCGAAGGCCGTACGCCGCAGGACAACGCAGTTGGCTTGATGGAGCTGGATCACCTGACCCACAACGTCAAACGTGGGCAAATGGACGTCTGGTCCGGCTTCTACGAGCGCATCGCCAACTTCCGCGAGATCCGTTACTTCGATATCGAAGGCAAGCTCACCGGCCTGCTGTCGCGCGCCATGACCGCTCCGTGCGGCAAGATCCGTATCCCGATCAACGAATCGGCGGACGATAAGTCGCAGATCGAAGAGTTCATCCGCGAGTACCACGGCGAGGGCATTCAGCACATCGCCCTGGCCAGCGAGGACATCTACGAGACCGTGCGCAAGCTGCGCGCCAACGGCGTGGACTTCATGAAAACGCCGGACACCTATTATGACAAGGTCGATCAGCGCGTTGCCGGCCATACCGAGCCGACTGCACTGCTACGCGAACTGAACATCCTGATCGACGGTGCGCCGGGAGACGATGGCATCCTGCTGCAGATTTTCACCAATACCGTGATCGGCCCGATCTTCTTCGAGATCATTCAGCGCAAAGGCAACCAGGGCTTCGGCGAGGGCAATTTCAAAGCCTTGTTCGAGTCCATCGAGGAGGATCAGGTCAAGCGCGGCGTTCTCAAGGCCGAGTGA
- a CDS encoding lipase family alpha/beta hydrolase: MGLLGCNESPRPDLKRLYQLSTTGAETAPVILIPGAFGTRLRDRVSGEEIWPGPWWRILFSSYPELALEIDPQTNMPRPSRLEASGIAEQALRRDFYRPILRTLTQFGGYVRAQPGTPARKGERRYYVLSYDWRQDTLRSVRELDRLIAAVRRDYADPTLRVDVVAHSMGGLIARYYLRFGTRDVLDGEPHLVTMDGADRVRKLVLLGTPNLGSVGSLHAFISGEKVGWGRISPRTLATFPSGYQLFPHPLNNWLVDIEGKPRHDDLFDPKTWQRMAWSVYEPTLAAAADAPTLQRYFAYNLERARRLAWMLSVAEPVSPIRYVLFGGGCHMTPARLLVEQFNGRDTVRLTPSDIAAPRPGVPYDELMIEPGDGRVTKPSLLARETLDPGAPQSEDSFLPVAYAFFLCEDHAFLTSNINFQDNLLNALLSRQPPPDSK, translated from the coding sequence GTGGGCCTGCTGGGCTGCAACGAGTCACCGCGTCCCGACCTGAAGCGGCTCTACCAGCTCAGCACCACCGGCGCCGAAACCGCGCCGGTCATCTTGATCCCAGGGGCCTTTGGCACCCGCTTGCGCGACCGGGTCAGCGGCGAAGAAATTTGGCCGGGGCCGTGGTGGCGCATTCTGTTCTCGTCTTACCCGGAGCTGGCCCTTGAAATCGATCCGCAAACGAATATGCCACGGCCTTCGAGACTGGAAGCTTCGGGGATTGCCGAGCAGGCGCTGCGTCGCGACTTTTACCGCCCAATTTTACGAACCTTGACGCAATTTGGTGGCTATGTGCGCGCCCAGCCCGGGACACCGGCGCGCAAGGGCGAGCGACGTTACTACGTCCTTTCCTACGACTGGCGGCAAGACACCTTGCGCAGCGTGCGGGAACTGGATCGACTGATTGCGGCCGTGCGCCGTGATTACGCCGACCCGACCTTACGCGTCGATGTGGTGGCGCACAGCATGGGTGGCTTGATCGCACGCTACTACCTGCGCTTTGGCACCCGCGATGTGCTGGACGGCGAGCCCCATCTGGTGACCATGGATGGGGCGGACCGGGTGCGCAAACTGGTGTTGCTGGGCACGCCAAACCTGGGTTCGGTCGGCTCATTGCATGCGTTCATCAGTGGTGAAAAGGTCGGTTGGGGCCGGATTTCGCCGCGCACTCTGGCCACCTTTCCCAGCGGCTACCAGCTATTTCCCCATCCGCTCAACAACTGGCTGGTGGATATTGAGGGCAAGCCCCGCCACGACGACTTGTTTGACCCCAAAACCTGGCAGCGCATGGCCTGGTCGGTCTACGAGCCCACCCTGGCCGCCGCTGCCGACGCGCCGACGCTTCAGCGCTATTTCGCATATAACCTGGAGCGTGCACGGCGCTTGGCCTGGATGCTGTCTGTGGCCGAGCCGGTGTCGCCGATCCGCTATGTACTCTTTGGCGGTGGCTGCCATATGACGCCTGCACGGCTGCTGGTGGAGCAGTTCAATGGACGCGACACGGTGCGGCTCACGCCATCAGACATTGCCGCACCCCGGCCCGGTGTGCCCTACGACGAGCTGATGATCGAACCCGGCGATGGCCGCGTCACCAAGCCTTCTCTGCTGGCGCGCGAGACGCTGGACCCCGGCGCGCCACAGAGCGAGGACAGCTTTCTGCCAGTGGCTTATGCGTTCTTCTTGTGCGAGGACCACGCGTTCCTGACGAGCAACATCAACTTTCAGGACAACCTGCTCAACGCGCTCTTGTCACGCCAACCTCCTCCTGACAGCAAATAG